The DNA region AGAGATGCCATGCAAACCGTGATGACGACCCCGCCCGTACCCACAGGCAAAATCAAGAGTTTTGGTGCGTTTGGACCGAAGTACGAGGTTGGTCAACCACTTCGTCAGTTAGATGATGGAGACTGGATAGTCGAGGTCAAGATGATCGAGACAGGTGAGTCAACCGAATATCGGCTGACTCATGTTTTTGATGACCCGGAGGCCAACTGATGTATGCAATTTCTTTCGATCTTACGGTGGCTGACGCCGAGAAGAACCACCCCAAGGGGGTTTCTCAAGCCTACACCGAGATCGGTGCCGTCTTGGGTGAGCATGGCTTTCGTCGTGTGCAAGGCAGCTTGTATGTGACGGACAACGAGGACATGGCCGCCCTCTTCCTGGCGATCCAATCACTACGCTCGCGCACGTGGTTTCCAAAGTCGGTACGCGACATCCGCGCCTTCCGCATCGAGCAGTGGTCAGATTTTACTGCAGTCGTCAAAGGGTAAGAGATGTTAATCGGCTATGCGAGAGTCTCGACACAGGATCAAAACTTTGATTTTCAGATTGAAGCCTTAACCAAGGCAGGTTGCGAGAAAATCTTCGACGACAAAATAAGTGGCCGTTGCGTCGATCGACCAGGACTGGCCAAAGCGTTAGAAATGCTGCGCGATGGCGATACTCTCGTCGTTTGGAAGCTTGACCGACTTGGACGTAGCGTCAAAAATTTGGTTGATCTGGTTGGTGAATTGCACAAACAAGGTGTCCAATTCAAGAGCCTTACTGATTCCATCGACACTGGCACGCCTTCAGGGCGTTTCTTCTTTCATGTCATGGCCAGTCTGGCTGAGATGGAACGGGAGTTGATGGTGGAACGTACCCGTGCAGGGCTGGAAATGGCCCGTCAGCTTGGACGTAAGGGTGGTCGTAAGCGCCAGATGACTGACAGCAAAATCGAGTCAGCAAAAAAACTGCTGGCCAGCGGCATCCTGCCTCGGGATGTAGCCAATAACCTCGGAGTATCCGTTCCAACGCTGTACCGCTGGATTCCAGCTTCCACGACTCCTTAGCGTGCTTTATTTTCCGTTTTCTGAGACGACCCCCTGAAGAGAGGATATCTTCAACCAGCCCAATATTGACAGTGACAGTAGTTATCGTCAGATTGGGTGGCGATAAAATCCTTATGCTTCGTAAGTGATCATCATAAAGCTGTAAAATGAAAAAAGGCAGAGCCAAATGAATGACCCTGCCTGACCTGTCCTATTAAATCGGTCCCGGATAATGTTATAATTACTGACCGAAAATTACATGGAGGACAGGCATGCCGAAAAAACGATATCGACAGGAGGATATCCTTACAAAGCTGCGTGAAGAGGATATGGCTGTTATCAGTCAGGGGGAAACAATCGCAAACGCGACCAGGACGCTAGGTGTCAGTGAAGTGCTAAGTGGACGGTCTTATTCAGACAAGAAGCAAGTACTGTTGAGATAGTTTTCGGTGTATGGTTTTGCTGAAAGCGGTGCACACCCAACCTCAAATAATACTTCTCTGGAAGCTGATAAGGCGGCCTGCGCATGCCGTTCTGTCAAAGCAGATGTCATTTCGTAATCCACTAGCATACGGTTAATGCGCATCGACTCAAGTTTGTTCGCAATGTACGGCCCCTTCCTATCTTTTAAGGCTTGAACAATGTTCTTGTGTCCCCCTTCACCACGAGTTGAACTAGCAGTGAAATCTCTGGCAGAGATAAGAGCAGCATAGTAGGCACGATTAATGATTGTTCTAATTAAACATGAAGAGGCCGGCATCTTTCTCGTGTCAAAAAGCCAACACGCTAAGGTGAAAAAA from Desulfobulbaceae bacterium includes:
- a CDS encoding virulence factor, with the translated sequence MYAISFDLTVADAEKNHPKGVSQAYTEIGAVLGEHGFRRVQGSLYVTDNEDMAALFLAIQSLRSRTWFPKSVRDIRAFRIEQWSDFTAVVKG
- a CDS encoding recombinase family protein, which translates into the protein MLIGYARVSTQDQNFDFQIEALTKAGCEKIFDDKISGRCVDRPGLAKALEMLRDGDTLVVWKLDRLGRSVKNLVDLVGELHKQGVQFKSLTDSIDTGTPSGRFFFHVMASLAEMERELMVERTRAGLEMARQLGRKGGRKRQMTDSKIESAKKLLASGILPRDVANNLGVSVPTLYRWIPASTTP